GTTGAAGTGATTTTTACGGTCCTCCACGCCGGAGGGAAGTTTGGCCAAGGAGGTTATAAGACATCTGGAGGTCTTCACGGAGTAGGATCTTCTGTCGTCAATGCCCTTTCTAGTTGGCTTGAGGTAGAAATTACCCGTGATGGAGCTGTCTACAAGCAACGCTTTGAAGATGGCGGGAAGCCTGTCACTACTCTTGAGAAGATAGGAACGGCTCCCAAGTCTAAGACAGGGACCAAGGTCACCTTCATGCCGGATCCAACCATCTTTTCAACGACGGATTTCAAATTTAATACCATTGCGGAACGGATCAAAGAATCAGCCTTCTTGCTTAAGGACGTGACGCTGACGCTGACCGACCTCCGTAAAGAAGAAGACAACCATGTGGCCTTCCACTATGAAAATGGTGTCCAAGATTTTGTAGAGTACTTGAACGAAGATAAGGAAACTTTGACACCTGTTCTCTACTTTAGTGGAGAATCAGATGGTTTTCAGGTAGAAGTAGCCATGCAATACAATGATGGTTACTCAGATAATATCTTGTCCTTCGTAAATAATGTCCGCACCAAAGATGGGGGAACCCACGAGACAGGTCTGAAGACAGCCATTACCAAGGCCATGAACGACTATGCAAGAAAGACAGGACTTCTCAAGGAAAAAGACAAAAATCTAGAAGGATCAGACTACCGCGAAGGTTTGTCTGCCGTTCTTTCAATCTTGGTCCCTGAAGCCCATTTGCAATTTGAAGGGCAAACCAAAGACAAATTAGGAAGTCCCTTGGCTCGTCCGGTAGTAGATAGCATTGTTTCTGATAAATTGACCTTCTTCCTCATGGAAAATGGGGAGTTGGCTTCTAATCTCATTCGTAAGGCTATTAAAGCCCGGGATGCGCGTGAAGCTGCTCGAAAAGCGCGAGATGAAAGTCGAAATGGCAAGAAGAGCAAAAAAGACAAAGGACTTTTATCTGGTAAATTGACACCAGCCCAGTCTAAAAATCCTAAGAAAAACGAACTCTATCTAGTCGAAGGAGATTCAGCCGGTGGTTCGGCTAAGCAAGGTCGAGACCGGAAATTCCAAGCGATTCTTCCCCTTCGTGGGAAGGTTCTTAATACTGAGAAGGCCAATATGAGTGATATCCTCAAAAACGAGGAAATCAACACCATGATCTACACCATCGGTGCTGGCGTTGGGGCAGATTTCTCAGTGGAAGACGCCAACTACGATAAGATCATTATCATGACCGACGCGGATACGGATGGTGCCCACATTCAAACCCTCCTCCTAACCTTCTTCTATCGCTATATGCGCCCTTTGGTAGAAGCAGGTCATGTCTACATTGCACTTCCTCCTCTTTATAAGATGTCGAAAGGCAAAGGCAAGATAGAAGAAGTAGCCTATGCTTGGACAGATAGCGAATTAGAAGAGTTGCGTCGGACCTTTGGCCGTGGAGCAACCCTCCAACGGTACAAAGGGTTGGGGGAAATGAATGCGGATCAGCTTTGGGAAACGACCATGAATCCAGAAACTCGTACCCTGATCCGTGTCACCATTGATGATTTAGCGCGTGCAGAACGCCGTGTCTCCGTCCTTATGGGAGATAAGGCTGCACCACGTCGTCAATGGATTGAAGATAACGTTAAGTTTACCTTAGAAGAAAATACAGTTTTTTAATCACTTTCTACTTATAAATTAAATAAGCTGGGATGTAGAAATGGTAAGGAATCGACATGAGAACTGATACAGAAATGATGAATCTGATTTTGCAGATAGCTGAGTCCTTGCAAGTGGAAGCAGTGGCCTTATCCGGTTCGCGAGCCAATCCTCGGGCACCCAAAGACGAGTTTCAAGATTATGATGTGGTCTATATCGTTGATGATCTAGAAGACCTGATTTCAGATTTATCCTGGTTGGATCAGTACGGAAACCGACTCATCGAACAGCACAACCGACTGGGACACCGTCGTCTGTATCTCATGCTCTTTGAAGATGGCAACCGTATCGATTTGACCCTCTGTCCCAAGGAGTCTATCCAAGAGTGGGTGGACAGCGAAGCAAATTTTGAAGTTATAAAAGACGACAAAGGCTTGTTTGAAGCCTATCAGCCTAATTCCAAGCGCTATTGGACCGCTCCGCCTACTGAAGAGGAATTTGCAGCCGCCTGCAATGAATTTTGGTGGGTATCGGCATATGTCGTCAAGGCCATTCGAAGAAATCAGCTTATCTATGCGACCGATCACCTCTATGGCATTTGCCAGCAAGAACTGCTCAAGGTCTTAGCTTGGCAGGTGACAAGCGATAGGGGAGTAGTTGATATCGGAAAGAACTACAAGTACCTCTTCCAGTATCTACCAGCTGAGCAAGAGAAGGAGTTCTCAGCTTTGCTTGATTTATCCAGTTTCGATAAAATCATTCAGTCTTTATTTGCTACCATGGGGCTATTCGATCGAGAAGCTCAAATTCTGGCCCAAAAGATGGGATTTACTTACGATAAGGAAGTGGCTGAGAAGATGATAGCTTATGCTAAAGAGAAACTTTCAAATCATTAATGAATCTATTTTAAACTAAAAAAAGGATCCTTTGGTTACTTGGTGTAACTGAATTCCTCTATATATAAAAGACTACTCAACATTCTTTGAAAGGAGTTGAACACGCCCTGAGTGCTGTGTGAAAAAGATAAATTTCTTATTTTCACTTTGTATTTTACGGGCTTTGTATCTTATGTCTAATATTCAAAATATGTCCTTGGAGGACATCATGGGGGAGCGCTTTGGTCGCTACTCCAAATACATTATTCAAGAACGGGCTCTTCCTGATATTCGGGATGGCTTGAAACCTGTTCAACGGCGGATTCTTTATTCTATGAATAAGGATGGCAATACCCATGACAAGGGCTACCGCAAGTCTGCCAAGTCTGTTGGAAATATCATGGGGAATTTCCACCCTCACGGGGACAGTTCCATCTACGATGCCATGGTCCGCATGTCTCAGGACTGGAAGAACCGTGAAATTTTAGTTGAAATGCACGGAAACAATGGTTCCATGGACGGTGATCCACCAGCAGCCATGCGTTATACCGAGGCGCGTTTATCTGAAATTGCAGGATATCTCCTGCAAGATATCGAAAAGAACACAGTACCATTTGCCTGGAACTTTGACGATACAGAAAAAGAGCCAACTGTTTTGCCGGCAGCCTTTCCAAACCTCTTGGTCAATGGAGCTACAGGGATTTCAGCTGGTTACGCGACTGATATTCCGCCACACAACCTTGCAGAAGTCATCGATGCTGTGGTCTACATGATCGACCATCCATCTGCCAAAGTAGACAAACTCATGGAGTTTTTACCTGGACCTGATTTCCCAACTGGTGCCATTATCCAGGGACGGGATGAGATCAAGAAAGCCTATGAAACTGGTAAGGGCAGGGTGGTTGTCCGCTCTAAAACAGAGATCGAGCAACTCAAAGGCGGTAAGCAACAAATCGTTGTCACCGAGATTCCTTATGAGATCAACAAGGCAGTCTTGGTCAAGAAGATCGACGATGTTCGTGTTAGTAACAAGGTTGCCGGTATCGCAGAAGTCCGGGATGAGTCTGACCGAGATGGTCTTCGCATTGCGATTGAGTTGAAGAAAGATGCCAATGCAGATTTGATCTTGAACTACTTGTTCAAGTATACGGATTTGCAGGTCAACTACAACTTCAATATGGTGGCAATTGACAACTACACACCACGTCAGGTGGGGATTGTACCGATTCTCTCTAGCTACATTGCACACCGTCGGGATATCATTGTCGCTCGCTCGCGCTTTGATAAGGAAAAGGCAGAACGACGCCTCCATATCGTAGAGGGCTTGATCCGCGTCATTTCTATCCTTGATGAAGTCATTGCCTTGATCCGAGCTTCTGATAATAAGGCAGATGCTAAGGAAAACCTCAAGGTCAGCTACGATTTCACGGAAGAACAAGCTGAAGCTATCGTTACCTTGCAATTGTACCGCTTGACCAATACGGATATTGTCACCTTGGAAGAAGAGCATGCTAGTCTCAAGGAGCAAATCGCGACCTTGGCAGCCATCATTGGGGATGAACGGACTATGTTTAACCTTATGAAGAAGGAGTTGCGTGAAGTCAAGAAGCTCTTTGGGAATCAGCGTCGCAGTGAATTGCAAGACACTGCTAAGACGATTGAGATTGATACAGCCAGTCTCATTGTTGAAGAGGAAACCTTTGTCAGCGTAACCCGTGCTGGTTATATTAAACGGACCTCGCCTCGTTCTTTCAATGCCTCAACACTGGAAGAAGTCGGTAAGCGAGACGATGACGAGTTGATTTTTGTAGAGCCTGCTAAGACCACTCAGCATCTCTTACTCTTTACCAACTTGGGGAATGCCATTTATCGACCAATTCACGAATTGACAGATACCAAGTGGAAGGATATCGGAGAGCACCTCAGTCAGACCTTGACCAATTTTGAGCAAGAGGAAGAAATTCTCTTTGCGGAGATTGTGGATCAGTTTGAGGGAGTAACCTACTTTGCGGCAACTCAACAAGGACAAATCAAGCGTTTTGAA
Above is a window of Streptococcus sp. LPB0220 DNA encoding:
- the parE gene encoding DNA topoisomerase IV subunit B, with the protein product MAKKEININNYNDDAIQVLEGLDAVRKRPGMYIGSTDGNGLHHMVWEIVDNAVDEALSGFGSQIDVTINKDGSLSVEDQGRGMPTGMHAMGKPTVEVIFTVLHAGGKFGQGGYKTSGGLHGVGSSVVNALSSWLEVEITRDGAVYKQRFEDGGKPVTTLEKIGTAPKSKTGTKVTFMPDPTIFSTTDFKFNTIAERIKESAFLLKDVTLTLTDLRKEEDNHVAFHYENGVQDFVEYLNEDKETLTPVLYFSGESDGFQVEVAMQYNDGYSDNILSFVNNVRTKDGGTHETGLKTAITKAMNDYARKTGLLKEKDKNLEGSDYREGLSAVLSILVPEAHLQFEGQTKDKLGSPLARPVVDSIVSDKLTFFLMENGELASNLIRKAIKARDAREAARKARDESRNGKKSKKDKGLLSGKLTPAQSKNPKKNELYLVEGDSAGGSAKQGRDRKFQAILPLRGKVLNTEKANMSDILKNEEINTMIYTIGAGVGADFSVEDANYDKIIIMTDADTDGAHIQTLLLTFFYRYMRPLVEAGHVYIALPPLYKMSKGKGKIEEVAYAWTDSELEELRRTFGRGATLQRYKGLGEMNADQLWETTMNPETRTLIRVTIDDLARAERRVSVLMGDKAAPRRQWIEDNVKFTLEENTVF
- a CDS encoding aminoglycoside 6-adenylyltransferase; this encodes MRTDTEMMNLILQIAESLQVEAVALSGSRANPRAPKDEFQDYDVVYIVDDLEDLISDLSWLDQYGNRLIEQHNRLGHRRLYLMLFEDGNRIDLTLCPKESIQEWVDSEANFEVIKDDKGLFEAYQPNSKRYWTAPPTEEEFAAACNEFWWVSAYVVKAIRRNQLIYATDHLYGICQQELLKVLAWQVTSDRGVVDIGKNYKYLFQYLPAEQEKEFSALLDLSSFDKIIQSLFATMGLFDREAQILAQKMGFTYDKEVAEKMIAYAKEKLSNH
- the parC gene encoding DNA topoisomerase IV subunit A translates to MSNIQNMSLEDIMGERFGRYSKYIIQERALPDIRDGLKPVQRRILYSMNKDGNTHDKGYRKSAKSVGNIMGNFHPHGDSSIYDAMVRMSQDWKNREILVEMHGNNGSMDGDPPAAMRYTEARLSEIAGYLLQDIEKNTVPFAWNFDDTEKEPTVLPAAFPNLLVNGATGISAGYATDIPPHNLAEVIDAVVYMIDHPSAKVDKLMEFLPGPDFPTGAIIQGRDEIKKAYETGKGRVVVRSKTEIEQLKGGKQQIVVTEIPYEINKAVLVKKIDDVRVSNKVAGIAEVRDESDRDGLRIAIELKKDANADLILNYLFKYTDLQVNYNFNMVAIDNYTPRQVGIVPILSSYIAHRRDIIVARSRFDKEKAERRLHIVEGLIRVISILDEVIALIRASDNKADAKENLKVSYDFTEEQAEAIVTLQLYRLTNTDIVTLEEEHASLKEQIATLAAIIGDERTMFNLMKKELREVKKLFGNQRRSELQDTAKTIEIDTASLIVEEETFVSVTRAGYIKRTSPRSFNASTLEEVGKRDDDELIFVEPAKTTQHLLLFTNLGNAIYRPIHELTDTKWKDIGEHLSQTLTNFEQEEEILFAEIVDQFEGVTYFAATQQGQIKRFERKELSPWRTYRSKSTKYAKLKDQDDRIVAVAPVVLEDIMIITKNGYGLRFNIEEVPVVGAKAAGVKAINLKDGDQVAAAFKSTTPSMYILTQRGSLKRMLQDDIPVTSRAKRGLQVLRELKNKPHRVFKAGPVFTDQGDFDLFTSQDEVAEQDQILQITSTTGQVTEIDLTQLSISERTSNGSFVNDTISDQEVFSATIK